TTAGGTCTCTGAAGTGTGGTGTTTTTTCATTTGAGCTTTCACTTGATGAGGATGATGGGGATGAGAAATCTCTATGAACtgatggtggtgatggagGTGGAGTTTGTTGCTGCTCTTCAAATATTTGCTCAacattgtcttcttcttccaagagaggaaaaaagtTATAATCTTTCTCTAGAGCCTCCCAATTCCATATGCcttcttcatcaaaatgaACATCCCtgctaataataattttctccTTCTCTGGATTATAAAGCTTGTACCCTTTGGAGGAAGCATCATAGCCAACAAAAATGAATTTCTCACTTTTGTCATCTAGCTTGGAATGATTCTTATCTGGCACATGTGTGTAGGCAATGCTCCCAAAAACTCTTAAATGAAACACGCTGGGCTTTCTTCCACTCCATGCTTCTTGGGGTGTTTTGTTCCAAAGACTTCTAGTTGGAAACCGATTGGAAAAAACAGCACACTCAACAGCTTCAGCCCAAAATTCTTTTGGCATATTTTTGCTCTTCATCATGCTTCGAGCCATATTGAGAATTgatctattttttctctccaccactccattttgctGCAGGGAGTAAGGGACTGTCAAGTGATGACGGATCCCATGGTCTTcacaaaaattttgaaattcttttGATGTAAATTCACCTCCTCTATCGGACCTCAAAGCCTTGATCTTGTAGCCACTAACATTTTCAACATAAACTTTGAACTTTTTGAATGAACCAAACACctcaaatttttcttttagaaaATACACCCAAGTTTTTCTATTATAATCATcaataaagagaagaaagtAATTATTCTTACCAAACGAACTTGGTTTTATAAGGCCACACACATCTGCACGAATGAGCTCCAATGGCTCTCTTGCTCTTGTACTTGCTTCTCTAGGAAAGCTTCTTCTAGATTGCTTCCCACGTAGACACCCTTCACATAATTGATCTGGAGAATTGATAGATGGCAAGCCCTTCACCATTTCTTTCTTgcacaacaaaatcaaatcactAAAATTCACATGCCCAAATCTCAAGTGCCATAGCCAAGAAGGATCTTTGAAACAAGCTTCAGACACTTTGCAGCTTCACTTTGAATATTCAGCAAAAACATCCTATTCTTTGTCATTGAAAGTTTAGCAATTAACCTGTTTTGTTCATCTCTAATTGAGAGACTACAATCAATCAACTGCATATTGTATCCTTTCTCCAGCAATTGGCCCAAACTCAAAATATTACTCTTCATAGTAGGCACATAATAAacatttgaaataaataaatggctGCCATCCttcaaacaaattaatattttaccTTTGCCTTGAACTGAAATCTTCGAATCATCTCCAAAAGTGATCTTGCCACCCAACTTTTCATCAAGGTCAACAAATAAATCTTTATTTCCGCACATATGGTTGCTTGCTCCAGTGTCCAAATACCATAACTCTCCATTCTTTCTAGttttttcttcacatttgTAGGCCGACAGCAAAGTGGCTTCTTTGTCTGCTTCTGCATAATTAGACTTCCCTCGGACATTTCCACCACCACCTATGCATTCAAAAGCTTTATGCTCATAGCCTCCACAGGAATAACATTGGATTTATGATTTATCATACCTAAAATTTCCCTGCTGATTTGTATTGCTCCATCTTCCACGTCCTCTTGATGAATaagaattttgttcttttccttCATTGTGACTTGACTTGAAATCGCCTCTGCcacttcttcctcctcttccacCTCTTATTCCTCTGccacctcttcctcttccacaACCACGACTTGTTCCACTTCTTGAGCTTTCTTCATCATTTAAAGTAAGCTTTGTTTGTAAGACTTTCTCCACAACTGGTTCTtgagttttcttcttcaatctttcCTCATGAGCTTTCAATGATCCAGAAAGTTGATCAACCGTTATAGTGTCCAGGTCCTTGGACTCTTCAATAGCAAGAACAATATGCTCGAACTTTGAATCTAATGAGCGAAGAATTTTCTCAACTACACGGGTGTCACTAGTTTCTTCTCTATCTCTTCTCAATTGGTTGACATTGGCTTGAACTCTTGACATATAGTCTGAAATTGATTCGGATTCCTTTTGATGTAGGCTTTCAAACTCCTCTCTAAGGGTTTGGAGCCGCACCTTCTTTACTTTATCAACTCCTCTATaaaaattatgcaaaatcTCCCATGCATTTTTTGCCGTTGTCGCATTTGCAACCTTCTCAAATGTGCTGTCATCCAAGGCTTGATGGATGAGGGTGAGTGCCTTcttgtcttttttccttgtttccTTCAATGCTTCTCTCTAGGCATTATTCAAATTTGCTTCATC
Above is a window of Prunus persica cultivar Lovell chromosome G2, Prunus_persica_NCBIv2, whole genome shotgun sequence DNA encoding:
- the LOC109947160 gene encoding uncharacterized protein LOC109947160 — its product is MSRVQANVNQLRRDREETSDTRVVEKILRSLDSKFEHIVLAIEESKDLDTITVDQLSGSLKAHEERLKKKTQEPVVEKVLQTKLTLNDEESSRSGTSRGCGRGRGGRGIRGGRGGRSGRGDFKSSGGGNVRGKSNYAEADKEATLLSAYKCEEKTRKNGELWYLDTGASNHMCGNKDLFVDLDEKLGGKITFGDDSKISVQGKGKILICLKDGSHLFISNVYYVPTMKSNILSLGQLLEKGYNMQLIDCSLSIRDEQNRLIAKLSMTKNRMFLLNIQSEAAKCLKLVSKILLGYGT